AGACTAAGATCTCatcagctcctcctgctgctcctcctccttctccacGTTACTTCTCCGCATCCCGGGACTCGGATTCCTCGTTGTCCCCGCCAGTGGCCTCCGCCTCAGCCTGATCCTCCTGCTCGTTGAAGCCGCCCATGGACTCGTTTTGATTGCTCTCCACCTTGATGCGACTCAGTGGATGCCAGATATTGCCAGAACCCTCCTCCTCCCGCAGCGCAGGACTCTGGGCCGGCTCCGGCGTGGGTgacttgctgctgctcctccgctcTAGGCCGTAGGGATGCTGGGCGAGGAAGCCGGGGAAGCCAAGGAGTCCGGGCGGATAGGGATACTTGCCGCCGTTGGCGAAGGGAGGCGGGGGAATATTGGGAAAGGCGCCGGGACTGAGTTCCCCAGGCTATACGACgaaaaaaagttcaaaaacaagcaacaaattCTAAGtaagatatataaatagataACAGATGAATAGGTAAAATAGTTCTTAAAAAATGATCAGATAtcgtgcaattaaaatgcaatcttAAAATCACCTTGGGTGGCAATCCGTTAAAGAAGGGCGGCAGATAGGGAAAAAAGAGCTCCGGTCGTCGCTGCATGAACTCCTGTTCTGCACTGGATCCAGGATGAGCTTGGCCCGAGCTGGGACCCGGTCGCATGGGTAGCTCCAAGGACATTCGACGACCCCGCCGCGAAGTCGGATTCGTCCACATGTGGGTGCCCATATGGACCTAGAAAACGATAGAGATCCAAACAAGAGACAAGCAGGCACAGAGTTAAGGACAATGCGTGATGGACAGGAGGATATGCTGGACTGCACCTTGAGATTCCCCTTGGTGGTGAACGCCTTCTGGCACACATTGCACTGGAAGGGCTTGTCGCCCGTGTGGGTGCGCATGTGGATCTGGAGAGCGGAACTGGAACTGAAGTTCCGGCGGCAGACGTGGCAAAAGTGCTTGTTGTTCACCGGAGGATCCAGGCTGGAGGTCGGCGGTCCGGCGGACATCAGAGCCTGCTGAAAGTCGAGGGGACTGGCAGGAAAACGATGGGCATCTAATGAAGAGAAGCTCTTAGGATTGCGGAACGCAGCTCGGTTATCTTCGCTAGCGACTTACGGAGCTGCATCTTCATCAGGGACTGCTCTGCATCACCGGCATCCTGGGCATAATTGGAGGCGCCTCCAGTGGCAGATCCTTCGCCAGCCGCAGCACCCTCCTCCACCATCAACTGCTCCTGCTCGGGATCCTCCTTGATGGGCGTTGCTGGGGGATTTTCAGCGGAGAAGGGCGGATTGGATGCCTCCGGCAGCTTTTCacccgacgacgacgatggcgGCTTCTTTGCGAACAGATTTGGATTGAGAGTGAGCTGAAATGCGATGGTACATCATCATGTTTTAGGGCGAGATACTTTCTGCGACGGGCGCTAATTTCTGTGCATTTTCGGTTAAATGTGCCGTTCATTGCGATGCAGCAGACTCGCGCCTCTTAATAATCTTATTTTCGCGGAGTGTGAGAgccaaaaacataatttacaatttctCTATGCCATCGCGTGTAATAATGCCAACTAATTATCTCGCGCAGACGATGCCGCCGGGTctcatatttttatggcaaaacaattgttcgccaacaaaaccaaaaaaaaggaaaagaggGGAATCTGTGTGCGAGGGGAGCCCAAAATCCAACTATATACGAGTGCTGCTATGTGCCCAGTGTCCCCAGCAGACGCGACGAACAAaagattaaataattttgcataaagcgtagcataatttatttgcattgaaTGCATCGCACACACCGTCACCGATCCGGCACAGTCACTCCTCTATATCTCTCAAAACAAACCCCGATCCTCTGCAGCCCCGAAAAGCCCTCAGTTTTCATCATTTGCGTGGCGATCCAGAGTGAAAACATACCAGACGGAGTCGTAAATTTCGCATCATCATAATGCATTCTCGTAATTACTTAAGATTTTTGAATCATTTAGAAATTTCAAGCCCAAAAGATGATGCCTCCACCTCCCACCTCCATTGCCTGACACAATCCCATCTGCATGGGATATCCCCAACCCCCCAGACCATGTGCCCCAATCCGATCCCATGTTCGTCTGCTCTAGATCATCAACAATGTGCTAAGCGAGCAAATCGCAACGTGGTCGCTCCTCAGCCAAAGAAGTACAAATGCAGTCTGTCGCAAAACTGGTGGGGAttggggaaaagggggaaaagccAGCAGAGACTTGCTGATTACCAACTGAAAATGTTATGACATTTACACTGCACttgctttttggccacaaaAGGGAACACAGCACAGGAGCGGTTCAAGAAAACAGAAGGTTTATAGCCatgttttataaaatgataCCAATGATTTAAAGGAATGATAGAGCTCTCTTAGGTATATTTGTGTAAATCAAATCTTTTTAAAATCTAACTAAACTATCTAGACAACAGCTGCGTCGACTGTTTGAATTCCCTTCCTGTGCGAAGGCACCAAGTTTCAGTTTTGGAGTAACTCCAAGAATGTAAGCCATAATGAACGATGTCATTAGTCATAGAGAGACAATGCCGCACTGCGTGCCCCATCCCCGCGgccagaaataaatattaatactCGCATTTGTACTTAAATTATGGGCAGCCAGCGCAGAACCACTCCAACCTCCGAGCATCGGAGCTGCGAACGcactttaataaataattggcATTGTTGGGCGATGTAATCCGGGCACTAAGAGCTCTGCAGTTGAACCCGTGAGTCTGGGCCTTCAGCTCCAACCTGGTCCATTGGAGGCTGCAAAGCGGAACGCCAACAATTAAGGCAAAGCTATGCAAGTTGGCcacaattttttgtttccataCTAATACCCATCCAGTGACGAGCACGGCGCGCAATTAATAATGTGCTCATAATTTGTATGGTCGCAACCAAAAACGGGTCGAGTGCTTCAGCCATATTTGGCCAAATGAAGCCGAGCTGAACCCgtgaacattttaattaatcatGACCAAGGCAGGACTCTCACTGCCAGATGGCACTGGTTCTCAAAGCGAGAGTTGTGGCGGGATTAGGCTAGTTGGATGTGATGTAAGTGCGCTGCCATATTGGGGCAGGGAATGCTGCTCAATGGTTAGCTATGGAAGTGATTAGTGGGTTGCGTCGGAAAGGGAAATCTCACCGGGCCACATAAGTGGGCTTAGAGGCAGCCAACACGTAATGAACTCACTAATTTCCAAGTAGTCTATCACGTTATTAAGGATAAAGCGAAGCATCATTTCTAGAAATGTTGATGCTTTCacaaaatgtatgtacatagatcAATTTTAAAGCGCAACACGCGAATTCTTTAGGATTTCTGTTAGAAGTGCAATAGGTAGAGTGCCCTTCGTCTCTACGCGGACTACCAAGCGATATGGGTACACTTACCTTTGCTCCATACGGCGATCCAGCATCGCTGCattgtgggcggtgggcgtggcccgtCGCCGGTTCTTTGGCATGTTCGCTCTGCAAATGGCTCTCCAAGGCGGCCAGGCTGGGCAGCATCTTGAAGCAGAGATTGCACACATTGGGGGGCGGGTGCAGACCTGCGGATGAGAGATGAGGGCGGCATGCAGACAATGAGTTACTTGCGAGGTCAGTGAGGGGACACACACATAATTCCCGCCACGTGCTGCCGAATGTGGCTCGTTGCGATCGcagatataataaatatccATCCGCGTAAAAGGTTGTGACATAATGAGGCGACAGATCGCTGCTCGATCCGATCGCTTGCCTCTTTTGCGCCTTTTGCGCCGCGGCGCGGGAATGCGccaatgtttataaataaattgcggAATTTGGCATAGGCATATATCAGACATGGATTGGGTTGGAGCTGGGAGGAGCTGGGTGGAGCGGTGCGAAGTGCCAAGTACCAAGTGCTCGGCGGATGCTTTGTCTCGGTCCAATGGAGTTATGTCGCGCCCAGATCGCAGATTTATCGCACTTCCACGGCGAGCTGCTTGGCAACTTAGCAAACGCTGACGGGGTCAAAGGTGGCAGACAAAGGGGCTTTGTCATCTCGCATCCCAGGAAGCGGACGGAGGCGAAAGTTAATGCCAAGTGTGGCGGCCAAAAAAacggatttatttttatatctgTGAACGCAACATAGAGCAAACTACAAGCTATagattgcttttaattagctGGGCAGATTCATAGTAAGCCAACCAAGCAATCAAAGCTCTATAAATGTATCAGACAAAGAAATTTAAAGGAGTATTGATAACTTACCCATAAATCCAAGTGGACCAAAGGGCAGCAGGGGAAATTTGGCGTGAGCGTGACCTAGCGCGTGCATTTCCTCGCGAGCAGCTGCCATGAGCAGAAGATTGGGCGGCATGGGCATGCCGAGCATGGGCAGACCCCCGTTTCCAGATCCTCCAGAGCCAGCAGCTCCGTTGGCCAGTCCAGCTGCGAAGATGCGACCCGAGTTCGAGGAGGGCGAAGAGAGATCCATGGCGGGCATTTCGCCACTCTCGCTGCGGCCGCCAGTTAGATCAGGATTGGATTGGGATCTCTCATCGGAGCCATCGTTGGGAATCCTTCTCTCCCgatcccgctcccgctccttCTCCCTATCCCTCTCCCTTTCCAGAGGATGAGGCGTGGCTGTGGCTGCACTTGAGTTGTCCCTGGAGTCATCGGTGCTGTCCATGGTCATAAACTCATCGAAATCTCCGCCCTGCGAGGACTCCGATCGCTGACCCGAGTGATCCGATATGGTGGTGGAGAAGTCCAATGTATCCGACGTGCCCAGCGACTTGTTCGAGTTTTGATCTTCGATACCCAAGCGTTCGGCCTCGCCAGGATTGGTGGCAGCTGCTCCCTGCCCGCCGCTGCCATCGTCCATGGTGTGGATGCGAATGTGCTGCTGCAGGATGATGCCGTTGGAGAACTTCTGGTGGCACACCGGACACTTGAACTGGCTCCGCATCGGCGGCTTGATCTTGTGTATGCTCATGTGGGCCTTCAGATTGCCCTTCGTGGCGAATGCCCTGCCGCAGATCTTGCAACGGAACGGACGCTCTCCGGTGTGGGTCCGGATATGCATTTGCAGGGAGCTGCGACAGGACATGACCTTCTGGCAGAAGATGCACTGGTTGGGATCGGTCAGCTTGTTCTCGATGTTGTCCACCAACTGCTGCAGCTTCGATGTCTCCGAGGTCTTGTCGATCTCGATCAGATCCTCCCACGACTTGTCGATGATGCGCTCCATTTGCGCCAGTGAGTACTCCGCCGGCTGTGACTCTCTGCTGGCCGAGGAGCGTCTCACCAGCTTGGCTATGTGCATGTGCTCCACCAGATCCCGCTCCCTATCCTCCTGCGGCGGACTTACCGCACTTGTTTGTCGCTTCCGCACAGATCCATTTCGCCGCGACGAGGTCACCACCGGCTTGGAGAGCTCCTTCTCGGGCTTCTCTGATGACGGCAATGGTGCATCTGCCTTCACTTCTTTGGGTGTCTTGACACGCTCCACGGGTGAGTGGgacttctccttctccttcacCACCGGCTTGCTGAGATCTTCTGCCTGCGCAACTGGAATCTCCTGCCTGATCTCCTCGGGCTCCTCCACTTGAGCATGAACCTGCTCTTGAACCCCAGGAGTCACTGGTGGCGCGAAAGGCAGGCGAATGGGATACTGCTCGCCCTGGACTTGCCCCTGACCCGAatgccccacgttgggcgccactcCTGGTGGCAGCAGCATGGGTGGAAAGATCTGCGTATGCCGCTGGTAGTGCACCTTCAGGTTGCCTTTCGTGGTGAATTTACTTCCGCAAACATTGCAAACGAATGGCCGTTCACCAGTATGCGACCTCAGATGGATCTGCAGGGCGGAGTAGCTGCCGAAGATCTTGCCGCAGTACTTGCAGCGATGCTTGAAGATCTCGCCGCGACTTTGTGCCTCCTTGGAGGCATACTCCGAGTACTCCTCTTGCATCTGAGCAGCGTGCAAGCTCTGCGATGCGGAGTCGAGGACCTCCTCCGTTCGCCGTTGCAACATCTCCAGGCAGTTGGGCTCGTTGGGTGCTGGCGGCGGATCGTGGTTGGTGATGATGCTCGATGCCAGACTCGAGCTTATGTCGCACATCATGGATTGGTAACCCTCTGACTCTGCCTTTCGCTCCTCAGTTCCCCTCTTGTCAGTCTTTAAATTCTCCTCCCGCCgctgctcctgatcctgctcTGACACCGGaccctgctccagctccacctcctccttcaTGCCGTTGGTGGGCTGCTTCTTGGGCTCCcgctccggctccggctctgcctccggctcctcctcctcatcgctGTGGGCATGCCTGCCCAGGGCGGCTGCCTCGGCCCTTTTCAATTGACTCTGCAGGTGCTGGATGAGCTGTAGCTGCATCAGATGCTGCCGCTGCACATTGAAGATGGTGGACTGCACCATGGCCAGATCGGCGGACTGGTGGTTACCCGCCATCGCGGTGGCCGCAAACTGGGCCACCGCCACTTTGGTATGTTGTAGAGCCTCCAGCGACACGTGGCCACTGCCCGGCAGTGACTCCCGACCGCCGGACGAGATCAGCGAGAGGTCCAGGGCCTCGTTGCTGTTCTCCGGCTCCTGATCCTCGCCGCGCTCCTCGGCCATTTCCCTT
This genomic stretch from Drosophila teissieri strain GT53w chromosome 2L, Prin_Dtei_1.1, whole genome shotgun sequence harbors:
- the LOC122613946 gene encoding homeotic protein spalt-major translates to MCSIFRNRINYRGTGGTRSGSGERERDRDRDRDRDRDRDRDRERDRDTLLAKELDADSNNNGTEPQMEAEAVPESDTEREMAEERGEDQEPENSNEALDLSLISSGGRESLPGSGHVSLEALQHTKVAVAQFAATAMAGNHQSADLAMVQSTIFNVQRQHLMQLQLIQHLQSQLKRAEAAALGRHAHSDEEEEPEAEPEPEREPKKQPTNGMKEEVELEQGPVSEQDQEQRREENLKTDKRGTEERKAESEGYQSMMCDISSSLASSIITNHDPPPAPNEPNCLEMLQRRTEEVLDSASQSLHAAQMQEEYSEYASKEAQSRGEIFKHRCKYCGKIFGSYSALQIHLRSHTGERPFVCNVCGSKFTTKGNLKVHYQRHTQIFPPMLLPPGVAPNVGHSGQGQVQGEQYPIRLPFAPPVTPGVQEQVHAQVEEPEEIRQEIPVAQAEDLSKPVVKEKEKSHSPVERVKTPKEVKADAPLPSSEKPEKELSKPVVTSSRRNGSVRKRQTSAVSPPQEDRERDLVEHMHIAKLVRRSSASRESQPAEYSLAQMERIIDKSWEDLIEIDKTSETSKLQQLVDNIENKLTDPNQCIFCQKVMSCRSSLQMHIRTHTGERPFRCKICGRAFATKGNLKAHMSIHKIKPPMRSQFKCPVCHQKFSNGIILQQHIRIHTMDDGSGGQGAAATNPGEAERLGIEDQNSNKSLGTSDTLDFSTTISDHSGQRSESSQGGDFDEFMTMDSTDDSRDNSSAATATPHPLERERDREKERERDRERRIPNDGSDERSQSNPDLTGGRSESGEMPAMDLSSPSSNSGRIFAAGLANGAAGSGGSGNGGLPMLGMPMPPNLLLMAAAREEMHALGHAHAKFPLLPFGPLGFMGLHPPPNVCNLCFKMLPSLAALESHLQSEHAKEPATGHAHRPQCSDAGSPYGAKLTLNPNLFAKKPPSSSSGEKLPEASNPPFSAENPPATPIKEDPEQEQLMVEEGAAAGEGSATGGASNYAQDAGDAEQSLMKMQLHAHRFPASPLDFQQALMSAGPPTSSLDPPVNNKHFCHVCRRNFSSSSALQIHMRTHTGDKPFQCNVCQKAFTTKGNLKVHMGTHMWTNPTSRRGRRMSLELPMRPGPSSGQAHPGSSAEQEFMQRRPELFFPYLPPFFNGLPPKPGELSPGAFPNIPPPPFANGGKYPYPPGLLGFPGFLAQHPYGLERRSSSKSPTPEPAQSPALREEEGSGNIWHPLSRIKVESNQNESMGGFNEQEDQAEAEATGGDNEESESRDAEK